In the Primulina tabacum isolate GXHZ01 chromosome 15, ASM2559414v2, whole genome shotgun sequence genome, AGAAGGAAGCAATCGAAAAGCCTCTCCAGCATTAATTAGAGGGCCAGCACTTGACCCAAGAGTCGCAGTCAAAGTTAAATTAGTAATGCCAGAAAGAGGCCACTGGTTTGCAAAGACAACCAGACCAGCTGGAGTTACACTCAAGTTATTGTAATATGTAACACCATTGATGGTTATATCAACCATTCTTGAGCTCCCTGAAACAGAAGTTTGATCATCTGCGAAGTAAAGAGCAATATAATATTCTGCACTTTGAAGGATTCCCGGTGGCCAAGGTAGTACTAAAGGTTCTGACGGGCTTTTTGACAACCATGAGTGAAACACTTTTACAGGAGGAAGGTTCCAGATACCAGAAACAGCGAGTTCCCCTAAACTTGATGGCGGAAATGTGTTTTCTCCGAATGGTTGCCAATAGCGATTAAATAGGTCATCCGGATACCTGCTCATTGGCATTCTTGAAGTTAACTATAAATGAAAGAGCCTCTTGAAGAATGCAATGACAAACAGTTCTTGTACAGACCAGTAACAGAAAGCATTTTAGAACCATCAGAACACACATTATGGACTCTTCGCATTTCATTTCTAAGTAAACAACTTCAGAATTCACATTGAATCGTGATATCTATGAAATGGTCGAAAATAAAAAGAGAAACAATATGGAAGAATTAGCACTGCAAAAAAACCTAAATAAAAGAGAACAGACGACATGAACAGAGGAAAATGATCACGCGGGAAGATTTTTCAACAAGTTTCTTCCAAAATTAACCTAAACTATGAAGTCTtgaatgaattcaataaaaataacgAAACAGAATACATAGATCAGCCAATTTGACTACCCATAGCAAAAGGAGCTCAAATACTTACTCAATTTTTGGTCCATCATACCCAAACTTGTGTCTAGCTACCAAACTCAAAGAATAAGCTTTAAAATCTGTTGAATTATACAACTGATCCATCAAAAGCACAACCTCTAGAGCAGAGATGAAAGGGTCAGAATCAGTGTATGTGTTTGAAGCTAAACAGACGCTCAAATTCTTTCCCGTGGGCAAGAAGACCCCTTCATAAGAACTCGAATTCCCATTTATTATATACGCATCAGTCGTATTAACCACACTCCAAAATGTCCCATCAACTATCTGATCAAAAACAGGAGGATTAACGTTCCCGTTCACTCCGCCATAGTAATATGACGTCCTGACCAAGTATTTCCGAGTCCTATCAACCGGAATTTCATAGCAGAATTTCTTGAAGAGGTTGTTCTTCGAAGGAAATGTGCGCACAGTGGATAGAGTTGGGACTAGAACTTGTTCTGCTATAGTCTTGGAAATTCCGGTTGATATGTAGGCCGTGTCTGGCTGCCATTCCAATCCTTTGTAGTTATAGTTGACAGAAGCGCCACAATCAATTAAGAAACCTGCAACAAAGAAGAACACCAAAATTTGTTTTCTATTAGTAAGTGAAACTCGATAATTAAAGAAAACCTGGGAAAACCACAAAATaatagaaaaaatatattttatcttATTAGTAAAAGAGCCTCGATCAACAAATAATCTGTGCAATCCAAAtagattaattaaacaaaattcAATCAAAAAGCAAACCTGCAAACACCTAAAGAAAACTCCGAAGTTTAGGAATTTATCAGGAAAATCAAAAACCCCGATAAAATTTTGGCAAGATTTCATGAGGGATTCATAATAATCTAACAAAAAccagaaaaaaaataatacaattgAATCGAGGGTTTGCTACTTTTTCGTCGACTTACCTCTAAGGGGTTGAGAGAAGGAAACGTAGGTCAGGGAAGATAAAACGAAGAGTAAACAAGCAAATATCGAcatgaaaaaaagaaagaaaccaagAAAAATCAAATCTTTGGAGACAGAGGGAGGGGAGAAGGTGGAAAGGCCGAAGGGTTGAAAAGCGTTAGCGGAGTCGCAGAATGGGAATGGAATTGGTCAGTTCGTTTGGTGAATTCTGCAAGAAAGAGATGAAGTTGGTGATGAGGAAATAAAGAATCATATATGCATCGGGTAACGCGGGAACTGGAAGCAACAACTACACCAGGTCAGAGTGATGCTCGTCACTTTGATTTGGACATGAATTTGTCAAGGATTTAACAAGTCAACGTCCCAGCAGACAGCGCGAATGGAGATCCAAGTTTGTGGGATTTTTCTGAAATTATACAAATTTTCGCCTCGTGGAAGAAACAGGACAAGATCTTGTCTTGTAGAGGAGGAGGGTCcgcaataattattatgaatgGCCTGATTTATCCGAGTGAACTTGGGAGTTTGTTTCACTTCCAACGTTGAACTTGTAGCTTAAACAAGTATTATCAATGATATTATTCAAATCTTACTTACACCAAATTCAACTAAAtattaaacttaatttatatatatatatatataaagttagtcaatatgaaaaatttaaaagcataaaatttcctaaaaatattaatatgataaTATATCTTTCATTGTAAAAAACCATTATatttgtgtaaaaaaaatacatacatttaaCCATTTTATAACgagttttatgttttatttttaaaagaagtgTTTTAAATagaattaattttatataattttttttttggtttcttGAATTTTAATAAGAGGGTGTTGGCTGTATAATTGCAGAGAGAATGCATAAAAAAGTGTAGTTctatatatctaaaaaatatatatttataaaaaaattcagaatATTCACATGAAATTTAACTATATTGTAACTATGTGGCGCCATatgcattttcttttatttttattttttgaacaaGAACATACATTTTCATTTGAGCTCAAGAAAAAGGATTTTTGTTCCtcgaaaaaaaaagagaggatTTTCGTACCAAGAGAGAAATTATGAAATCTaactacatgaatttttaatattagtttattgaaaaaaaaaagttatttcAATAAAGATTTTACGCAGggattaattaattacaacaaTATAGTCTAGACCAAATATAAAACTAACCCTTATCAAATTTTTCTGAGGGAAAAAGGTTTATtcttaatttaatattattaatatttgcCTAAATTATAATGACAAGAATTGTATCTGGGAATCTCCAGCGAgagcaatttttttaaaaactttactGCTTGAATGATCATGTCAACAAAAGACGAAGTGTATGATAACGTCCAATTTGGTACGTCGGTGCTTGTTAATTGTAAgaaattgtttatttgatcagaGTCAATTTTAAATTGGAAGTTCAATTAGCGACAACCCGGGTTAAAGCTTTAGGGAAtatgcgtgtgtgtgtgtgtgaaaataTGAGCAGAGACAGAGACAATCAAACAGGGAGTAAGCGGCTGTGAAAGAATTTGTATAAATGAAAGTAGTTTTGAATCTTTTCAGGGATCAAGTTTACAAGATTGGATTTTGTCTGCGTTGT is a window encoding:
- the LOC142527383 gene encoding putative LRR receptor-like serine/threonine-protein kinase At5g59680, whose product is MSIFACLLFVLSSLTYVSFSQPLRGFLIDCGASVNYNYKGLEWQPDTAYISTGISKTIAEQVLVPTLSTVRTFPSKNNLFKKFCYEIPVDRTRKYLVRTSYYYGGVNGNVNPPVFDQIVDGTFWSVVNTTDAYIINGNSSSYEGVFLPTGKNLSVCLASNTYTDSDPFISALEVVLLMDQLYNSTDFKAYSLSLVARHKFGYDGPKIEYPDDLFNRYWQPFGENTFPPSSLGELAVSGIWNLPPVKVFHSWLSKSPSEPLVLPWPPGILQSAEYYIALYFADDQTSVSGSSRMVDITINGVTYYNNLSVTPAGLVVFANQWPLSGITNLTLTATLGSSAGPLINAGEAFRLLPSGGKTLPRDVIAMIDLRNSFKHPPADWNGDPCLPPRYSWTGVTCTEGPRIRVATLNLTSTGLSGSISPSIFRMTALTSILLGNNSLSGTIPDLSSLIGLEILHLEDNKLSGVIPESLGTLTKLREVFLQNNNLTGQVPSNLAGKPGLTLRYSGNPFLTPPQL